A single region of the Mycobacterium avium subsp. avium genome encodes:
- a CDS encoding PaaI family thioesterase: MVVAEHQRHPGGGFNPPEPTTKGGPDYGRFIDAVRALQDHARAVDAPDEVITQAADQLEKVSALLAPFDADEWASPSGRRMDLPMRGNILTIPMSAQKGADGRMHGRARFARFHLGRNGAVHGGSLGMLFDTVLGLTASVLTGSRRQRTAYLKIDYRSIVPIETELQFDAGVDRVDGRKIFVSGRLTHGERLLTEADALFVRLKPGQP, from the coding sequence GTGGTGGTGGCCGAACATCAACGACACCCCGGCGGTGGGTTCAATCCGCCCGAACCGACCACCAAGGGCGGGCCCGACTACGGCCGGTTCATCGACGCCGTGCGCGCGCTGCAGGATCACGCTCGCGCCGTCGACGCCCCCGACGAGGTGATCACCCAGGCCGCCGACCAGCTGGAGAAGGTGTCGGCGCTGCTGGCGCCGTTCGACGCCGACGAGTGGGCGTCGCCGTCGGGCCGGCGGATGGATCTGCCGATGCGCGGCAACATCCTGACCATCCCGATGTCGGCCCAGAAGGGTGCGGACGGCCGCATGCACGGCCGGGCCCGCTTCGCCCGCTTTCACTTGGGCCGCAACGGCGCCGTGCACGGCGGGTCGCTGGGGATGCTGTTCGACACCGTGCTGGGCCTGACCGCCTCGGTGCTCACCGGCAGCCGGCGCCAGCGCACCGCCTACCTCAAGATCGACTACCGCAGCATCGTCCCGATCGAGACCGAGCTGCAGTTCGACGCCGGCGTCGACCGGGTGGACGGGCGCAAGATCTTCGTGTCCGGCCGGCTGACCCACGGCGAGCGGTTGCTGACCGAGGCCGACGCGCTGTTCGTGCGGCTCAAACCCGGCCAACCGTGA
- a CDS encoding amidohydrolase yields the protein MLAGLPGIRGWQEDLYRDLHRHPELSHQEHRTAAVVAERLRGFGYDVHEGVGGTGVVGVLRNGTGPAVLLRADMDALPVREDTGLPYASAVTATDPRGDERPVMHACGHDVHVTCLLGAASLLAGAREHWRGSLVAVFQPAEELGDGARRMVDDGLARLVGHVDVALAQHVLPFPAGQIVTRSGPFMATADSMRVTVYGRGGHGSMPQTTVDPVVLAAMIVIRLQTVVSREVAPTETAVLTIGRIESGAKSNVIGDHAVLELNLRTFSGRTRDRMLDAVRRIVTAECQASGSPRDPEFEMMNHFPATDNDPAVTARVRAVFAEHFGDRATEIPAQTGSEDFSNIATGLDAPYSYWGFGGADPGAYRRAEAAGRLAEDIPVNHSGRFAPVIQPTLDTGTEALTVAALAWLAPSAS from the coding sequence GTGCTCGCGGGTTTGCCCGGGATCCGTGGCTGGCAGGAGGACCTGTACCGCGACCTGCACCGGCATCCGGAACTGTCACACCAGGAACACCGCACCGCGGCGGTGGTGGCCGAGCGGCTGCGCGGCTTCGGTTACGACGTGCACGAGGGCGTCGGAGGCACCGGCGTGGTCGGGGTGCTGCGCAACGGCACCGGCCCGGCCGTCCTGCTGCGCGCCGACATGGACGCGCTGCCGGTGCGCGAAGACACCGGCCTGCCGTACGCCAGCGCCGTCACCGCCACCGACCCGCGCGGCGACGAACGGCCCGTCATGCACGCCTGCGGGCACGACGTCCACGTCACCTGCCTGCTGGGCGCCGCGTCGCTGCTCGCCGGGGCGCGCGAACACTGGCGCGGCAGCCTGGTCGCGGTCTTCCAGCCCGCCGAGGAGCTCGGCGACGGCGCGCGCCGCATGGTCGACGACGGGCTGGCGAGGCTGGTCGGTCACGTCGACGTCGCCCTGGCCCAGCACGTGCTGCCGTTTCCGGCCGGCCAGATCGTCACCCGATCGGGGCCCTTCATGGCCACCGCCGACAGCATGCGGGTCACGGTGTACGGCCGGGGCGGCCACGGGTCGATGCCGCAGACGACCGTCGATCCCGTCGTGCTCGCCGCCATGATCGTGATCCGGTTGCAGACCGTCGTCTCGCGCGAGGTGGCGCCCACCGAGACCGCGGTGCTGACGATCGGCAGGATCGAGTCGGGCGCCAAGAGCAACGTGATCGGCGACCACGCGGTGCTGGAGCTGAACCTGCGCACCTTCAGCGGCCGGACCCGCGACCGGATGCTCGACGCGGTCCGGCGCATCGTCACCGCCGAATGCCAGGCGTCCGGGTCTCCGCGGGACCCCGAGTTCGAGATGATGAACCACTTCCCGGCCACCGACAACGACCCCGCGGTCACCGCGCGGGTGCGGGCGGTGTTCGCCGAGCATTTCGGCGACCGGGCGACGGAGATTCCCGCGCAGACCGGAAGCGAAGACTTCAGCAACATCGCCACCGGGCTCGACGCGCCGTACAGCTATTGGGGTTTCGGGGGAGCCGACCCCGGCGCGTATCGGCGCGCCGAGGCGGCGGGCCGGCTGGCCGAGGACATCCCCGTCAACCACTCCGGGAGGTTCGCCCCCGTCATCCAGCCCACCCTCGACACCGGCACCGAGGCGCTGACCGTCGCCGCGCTGGCCTGGCTGGCCCCTAGCGCGTCCTGA
- a CDS encoding Na+/H+ antiporter gives MRSMGAQTALTLLLAAIAVIVLVDWISERTRLPSATLLVLVGIGQALLPGPTIGLEPDVVMTCILPPLLYHAALESSLVGIRRNLRTVVSLSVVLVLLTAASVGVAFSLLAGGATLAVGMVLGAAVAPTDPVAALAVARKEGLPLNIVTLIEGEGLLNDATALTTLAVAVTVARGAAFSAPSAIRKFVLAAVGGLVVGQVFAYARRLLRRWRHDVLTANAISLATPFLTYLVAEKLSASGVLAVVVCGLIVGHDSPRVESGASRLQTRAVWRLVNFLLEGVVFLLIGHQVPVILDELGGYALSTILVAVGVTVAVVLLVRPLWLLLTQSLPRSLHTRLGNVDDSATDDAEPRPERTRERLSGREIVVLSWAGTRGVVSLAAIFAVPVLTEGNAPFPDRDLLLFCTLVVVLVTLIGQGVTFGPLVRALGLRAKTTDELRLRNRARAAALRAALDRLDSLDPEDGADVDPRVIDGVRQQLSAQLERYEHRLTLLSDVDELPAAPAYEAAVGLRRVAIDAQRDELVRWRDAGMLPDQSLRAIERELDHEESMLPMGLPRSPRRSQKR, from the coding sequence ATGAGGTCGATGGGCGCGCAGACGGCTTTGACCTTGCTGCTCGCCGCCATCGCGGTCATCGTGCTGGTCGACTGGATCAGCGAGCGCACCCGCCTGCCCAGCGCGACGCTGCTGGTCCTGGTCGGCATCGGGCAGGCGCTGCTGCCGGGGCCGACCATCGGCCTCGAGCCCGACGTGGTGATGACGTGCATCCTGCCGCCCCTGCTCTACCACGCGGCGCTGGAATCGTCGCTGGTCGGCATCCGCCGCAATCTGCGCACGGTGGTCAGCCTGTCGGTCGTCCTCGTGCTGCTGACCGCTGCGTCGGTCGGTGTCGCGTTCAGCCTGCTCGCGGGCGGCGCGACGCTCGCGGTGGGCATGGTGCTGGGCGCGGCGGTGGCGCCAACCGATCCGGTGGCCGCGCTCGCCGTCGCCCGCAAGGAGGGCCTGCCGCTCAACATCGTCACGCTGATCGAGGGCGAGGGACTGCTCAACGACGCGACCGCGCTGACCACGCTCGCGGTCGCCGTCACCGTGGCGCGCGGGGCCGCGTTCTCGGCGCCGTCGGCGATCCGGAAGTTCGTGCTGGCGGCCGTCGGCGGCCTGGTGGTGGGCCAGGTGTTCGCCTACGCCCGGCGCCTGCTGCGCCGGTGGCGGCACGACGTGCTGACCGCCAACGCCATCTCGCTGGCCACGCCGTTTCTCACCTATCTGGTCGCCGAAAAGCTGTCCGCCTCCGGCGTGCTGGCCGTCGTGGTGTGCGGGCTGATCGTCGGCCACGACTCGCCGCGGGTGGAATCCGGGGCGAGCCGCCTGCAGACCCGCGCCGTCTGGCGGCTGGTCAACTTCCTGCTCGAGGGCGTGGTGTTCCTGCTGATCGGCCATCAGGTGCCGGTGATCCTGGACGAGCTGGGCGGCTACGCGTTGTCGACGATCCTGGTGGCGGTCGGGGTGACCGTCGCGGTGGTTCTGCTGGTCCGGCCGCTGTGGCTGCTGCTCACCCAGTCGCTGCCCCGGTCGCTGCACACCCGGCTGGGCAACGTTGACGATTCGGCGACCGACGACGCCGAGCCGCGGCCCGAGCGCACCCGCGAGCGGCTCAGCGGCCGCGAGATCGTCGTGCTGAGCTGGGCCGGCACCCGCGGCGTGGTCAGCCTCGCCGCGATCTTCGCGGTGCCGGTGCTGACCGAGGGCAACGCGCCGTTTCCCGACCGCGACCTGCTGCTGTTCTGCACCCTGGTGGTGGTGCTGGTGACGCTGATCGGACAGGGTGTCACCTTCGGTCCGCTGGTGCGCGCCCTGGGCCTGCGCGCCAAGACCACCGACGAGCTGCGGCTGCGCAACCGGGCCCGGGCGGCCGCGCTGCGGGCCGCCCTGGACCGGCTCGACTCGCTGGACCCCGAGGACGGCGCCGACGTCGATCCCCGGGTGATCGACGGTGTGCGCCAACAGTTGTCGGCGCAGCTGGAGCGCTACGAACACCGGCTCACCCTGTTGTCGGACGTCGACGAGTTGCCCGCCGCCCCCGCCTACGAGGCCGCCGTGGGGCTGCGCCGGGTGGCCATCGACGCCCAGCGCGACGAACTCGTGCGCTGGCGCGACGCGGGCATGCTGCCCGACCAGAGCCTGCGCGCGATCGAACGCGAACTTGACCACGAGGAGAGCATGCTGCCGATGGGGTTGCCGCGATCCCCCCGACGCAGTCAAAAGCGTTGA
- the thrS gene encoding threonine--tRNA ligase, with translation MTVPATDSWPAPIRVPAGTTAAAAVRDAGLPGRGAPDAVVVVRDASGTLRDLSWVPDTDAEVVPVAANTDEGRSVIRHSAAHVLAQAVQELFPQAKLGIGPPITDGFYYDFDVPEPFTPEDLDKLEKRMRQIVKEGQLFSRRVYESKEQARAELAGEPYKLELVDDKSGDPDIMEVGGDELTAYDNLNPRTRERVWGDLCRGPHIPTTRHIPAFKLTRSSAAYWRGDQNNASLQRIYGTAWESQEALDDHLRLIEEAQRRDHRKLGSELDLFSFPDEIGSGLAVFHPRGGVVRRELEEYSRRKHIEAGYEFVNTPHITKAQLFHTSGHLDWYADGMFPPMHLDAEYDDDGTVRKPGQDYYLKPMNCPMHTLIYRSRGRSYRELPLRLFEFGTVYRYEKSGVVHGLTRARGFTMDDSHIFCTREQLHGELASLLRFVLELLGDYGLTDFYLELSTKDPDKFVGSDEMWEQATTSLADVAAESGLELVPDPGGAAFYGPKISVQARDALGRSWQMSTIQVDFNFPERFELEYTASDGTRQRPVMIHRALFGSIERFFGILTEHYAGAFPAWLAPVQAVGIPVADEHVPYLESVAAQLKSHGVRVEVDASDDRMAKKIVHHTAQKVPFMLLAGDRDVAAGAVSFRFGDRTQINGVPRDSAVDAIVKWIADRENSVPSAELVKVSSGE, from the coding sequence ATGACCGTCCCCGCAACCGATTCCTGGCCAGCCCCGATCCGGGTGCCGGCCGGGACCACCGCCGCCGCCGCGGTGCGCGACGCGGGGCTGCCGGGCCGGGGAGCGCCCGACGCCGTCGTGGTGGTGCGCGACGCCTCGGGCACGCTGCGCGACCTGAGCTGGGTGCCCGACACCGACGCCGAGGTCGTCCCCGTCGCGGCCAACACCGACGAGGGCCGCAGCGTCATCCGGCACTCGGCGGCACACGTGCTGGCCCAGGCCGTGCAGGAGTTGTTCCCGCAGGCCAAGCTGGGCATCGGCCCGCCCATCACCGACGGCTTCTACTACGACTTCGACGTGCCCGAGCCGTTCACGCCGGAGGATCTGGACAAGCTGGAAAAGCGGATGCGCCAGATCGTCAAGGAGGGCCAGCTGTTCTCGCGGCGGGTGTACGAGTCCAAGGAGCAGGCGCGTGCCGAGCTGGCCGGCGAGCCCTACAAGCTGGAGCTGGTCGACGACAAGTCCGGTGACCCCGACATCATGGAGGTCGGCGGCGACGAGCTCACCGCCTACGACAACCTCAATCCCCGTACCCGGGAACGGGTTTGGGGTGATTTGTGCCGCGGGCCGCACATCCCGACCACCCGCCACATCCCGGCCTTCAAGCTGACCCGCAGCTCGGCGGCCTACTGGCGGGGCGATCAGAACAACGCCAGCCTGCAACGCATCTACGGCACCGCGTGGGAGTCGCAGGAGGCGCTGGACGACCACCTGCGGCTGATCGAGGAAGCCCAGCGGCGCGACCACCGCAAGCTGGGCAGCGAGCTGGACCTGTTCAGCTTCCCCGACGAAATCGGTTCGGGCTTGGCGGTTTTCCACCCCAGGGGCGGGGTGGTGCGCCGGGAGCTGGAGGAGTATTCGCGGCGCAAGCACATCGAGGCCGGCTACGAGTTCGTCAACACCCCGCACATCACCAAGGCGCAGCTGTTCCACACCTCCGGGCACCTGGACTGGTACGCCGACGGGATGTTCCCGCCCATGCACCTCGACGCCGAATACGACGACGACGGGACGGTGCGCAAGCCCGGGCAGGACTACTACCTCAAGCCGATGAACTGCCCGATGCACACGCTGATCTACCGGTCCCGCGGCCGGTCCTACCGCGAATTGCCGTTGCGGCTCTTCGAATTCGGCACCGTGTACCGCTACGAGAAGTCCGGCGTGGTGCACGGGCTGACCCGGGCGCGCGGGTTCACCATGGACGACTCGCACATCTTCTGCACCCGCGAGCAGCTGCACGGCGAGCTGGCGTCGCTGCTGCGGTTCGTGCTCGAGCTGCTGGGCGACTACGGGTTGACCGACTTCTACCTGGAGCTGTCCACCAAGGACCCGGACAAGTTCGTCGGCTCCGACGAAATGTGGGAGCAGGCCACCACTTCGCTGGCCGACGTGGCCGCCGAGTCCGGCCTGGAGCTGGTGCCCGATCCGGGCGGGGCGGCGTTCTACGGCCCGAAGATCTCGGTGCAGGCCCGCGACGCGCTGGGCCGCAGCTGGCAGATGTCGACGATTCAGGTGGACTTCAACTTCCCGGAGCGATTCGAGCTGGAATACACCGCCTCCGACGGCACCCGGCAGCGGCCGGTGATGATCCACCGCGCGCTGTTCGGGTCGATCGAGCGGTTCTTCGGCATCCTGACCGAGCACTACGCGGGCGCGTTCCCGGCCTGGCTGGCGCCGGTGCAGGCGGTGGGCATTCCGGTCGCCGACGAGCACGTGCCGTACCTGGAAAGCGTTGCCGCACAGCTGAAGTCGCACGGGGTGCGGGTGGAGGTGGACGCCAGCGACGACCGGATGGCCAAAAAGATCGTGCACCACACCGCGCAGAAGGTGCCGTTCATGCTGCTGGCCGGCGACCGGGACGTGGCCGCGGGGGCGGTCAGCTTCCGGTTCGGCGACCGCACCCAGATCAACGGCGTGCCCCGCGACAGCGCGGTCGACGCGATCGTCAAGTGGATCGCCGACCGCGAGAATTCCGTCCCCAGCGCCGAACTCGTGAAAGTGTCCAGTGGTGAGTGA
- a CDS encoding HIT family protein produces the protein MSDPEQAEQDAERTILDRGVGEQDHLQRLWTPYRMTYLAEAPMKRGPNSSGKSEQPFTDIPQLTDEDGLVVARGELVYAVLNLYPYNPGHLMVVPYRRVSELEDLTDAESAELMSFIQKAIRVIKNVSRPHGFNVGLNLGTSAGGSLAEHLHVHVVPRWGGDANFITIIGGSKVIPQLLRETRQLLATEWAKQS, from the coding sequence GTGAGTGATCCCGAACAGGCCGAGCAGGACGCCGAGCGCACCATCCTGGACCGCGGTGTCGGCGAGCAGGACCACCTGCAGCGGTTGTGGACGCCGTACCGGATGACCTATCTGGCCGAGGCGCCGATGAAGCGCGGCCCCAACTCGTCGGGCAAGAGCGAGCAGCCGTTCACCGACATTCCGCAGCTGACCGACGAGGACGGCCTGGTGGTCGCGCGCGGCGAACTGGTCTACGCCGTGCTCAACCTCTACCCCTACAACCCGGGGCATCTGATGGTGGTGCCCTACCGGCGGGTCTCCGAGCTCGAGGACCTGACCGACGCGGAGAGCGCGGAGCTGATGTCGTTCATACAGAAGGCGATTCGCGTCATCAAGAACGTGTCGCGCCCGCACGGGTTCAACGTCGGGCTGAACCTGGGCACCTCGGCCGGCGGGTCGCTGGCCGAGCATCTGCACGTGCACGTCGTGCCGCGCTGGGGTGGGGACGCGAACTTCATCACCATCATCGGCGGGTCGAAGGTGATCCCGCAGTTGCTGCGCGAAACCCGCCAGCTGCTGGCCACCGAGTGGGCCAAGCAGTCGTGA
- the pgsA gene encoding phosphatidylinositol phosphate synthase encodes MSKVPFLSRAAFARLTTPTARACLRLGLTPDVVTVAGTIVAVAGALILFPIGELFVGTLVVWFFVLFDMLDGAMARERGGGTRFGAVLDATCDRVSDGAVFGGLLWWVAFGLHDEPLAAATLICLVTSQVISYIKARAEASGLRGDGGIIERPERLIIVLVGAGLSDLPGYPLPWALPVAMWALAAASLVTCAQRLHTVRTSPGATDRGSDAP; translated from the coding sequence ATGAGTAAGGTGCCGTTTTTATCCCGCGCGGCGTTCGCGCGGCTGACAACTCCCACCGCCCGGGCCTGCCTGCGGCTGGGCCTGACCCCCGACGTCGTCACCGTCGCGGGCACCATCGTGGCGGTGGCCGGGGCGCTGATCCTGTTCCCGATCGGCGAGCTGTTCGTCGGCACGCTGGTGGTCTGGTTCTTCGTGCTGTTCGACATGCTCGACGGGGCGATGGCCCGGGAGCGCGGCGGGGGCACCCGGTTCGGCGCGGTGCTGGACGCCACCTGTGACCGGGTCAGCGACGGCGCGGTGTTCGGCGGGCTGCTGTGGTGGGTGGCCTTCGGCCTGCACGACGAACCGTTGGCGGCGGCCACGCTGATCTGCCTGGTCACCTCCCAGGTGATCTCCTACATCAAGGCCCGGGCCGAGGCCAGCGGCCTGCGCGGCGACGGCGGCATCATCGAGCGGCCCGAGCGGCTGATCATCGTGCTGGTCGGCGCCGGGCTGTCCGATCTTCCCGGCTACCCGCTGCCGTGGGCGCTGCCGGTGGCGATGTGGGCGCTGGCGGCGGCCAGCCTGGTCACCTGCGCGCAGCGGCTGCACACCGTCCGGACCTCGCCGGGCGCCACCGACCGAGGATCGGACGCGCCGTGA
- a CDS encoding phosphatidylinositol mannoside acyltransferase, with amino-acid sequence MRAITAPGRLAGRLVGGVGADWAYATGWMAVRAMPEFAARNAFDAAARYAARGGGPDQLRKNLARVLRVPPTDVPDALMRASLASYARYWREAFRLPSMDLTELGRRLQDSVRGEDNLDAALRAGRGAVIALPHSGNWDMAGVWLAQSHGTFTTVAERLKPESLYRRFIAYRERLGFEVLPLSGGERPPFEVLCDRLRANRVVCLMADRDLTRTGVQVDFFGEATRMPAGPAKLAIATGAALLPVHVHFEGEGWRFLIYPALDCSSGDVGAITQVLADHFEKNIAAHPEDWHMMQPQWLADLPDSTRARLRDS; translated from the coding sequence ATGAGGGCGATCACCGCGCCGGGCCGGCTGGCCGGCCGGCTGGTGGGCGGCGTCGGCGCCGACTGGGCGTACGCGACGGGCTGGATGGCGGTGCGGGCGATGCCGGAGTTCGCCGCCCGCAACGCCTTTGACGCCGCCGCGCGCTACGCGGCCCGCGGCGGCGGCCCCGACCAGCTGCGCAAGAACCTGGCCCGGGTGCTGCGGGTGCCGCCCACCGACGTCCCCGACGCGCTGATGCGGGCCTCGCTGGCCTCCTACGCCCGCTACTGGCGCGAGGCATTCCGGCTGCCCAGCATGGACCTGACCGAGCTGGGCCGCCGGCTACAGGACTCGGTGCGCGGCGAGGACAACCTGGACGCCGCGCTGCGCGCGGGACGCGGCGCGGTGATCGCGTTGCCGCACAGCGGAAACTGGGACATGGCCGGCGTCTGGCTGGCCCAATCGCACGGCACCTTCACCACCGTCGCCGAACGTCTCAAACCCGAGTCGCTGTACCGGCGGTTCATCGCCTACCGCGAACGGCTCGGGTTCGAGGTGCTGCCGCTGTCCGGGGGCGAGCGGCCGCCCTTCGAGGTGCTGTGCGACCGGCTGCGGGCCAACCGGGTGGTGTGCCTGATGGCCGACCGCGACCTGACCCGCACCGGTGTGCAGGTCGACTTCTTCGGCGAGGCCACCCGGATGCCGGCCGGGCCCGCGAAGCTGGCCATCGCGACCGGCGCGGCGCTGCTGCCGGTGCACGTGCATTTCGAGGGCGAGGGCTGGCGGTTTTTGATCTACCCGGCGCTGGACTGCAGCAGCGGCGACGTCGGCGCCATCACCCAGGTGCTGGCCGATCATTTCGAGAAGAACATCGCCGCCCACCCCGAGGATTGGCACATGATGCAGCCGCAGTGGCTGGCCGACCTCCCCGACTCCACCCGGGCCCGGTTGAGGGACAGCTGA
- a CDS encoding glycosyltransferase family 4 protein translates to MRIGMVCPYSFDVPGGVQSHVLQLAEVMRRRGHDVSVLAPASPHAVLPGYVVSAGKAVPIPYNGSVARLRFGPATHRKVKKWLVDGDFDVLHLHEPNAPSLSMLALNIAEGPIVATFHTSTTKSLTLTVFQGILRPMHEKIVGRIAVSDLARRWQMEALGTDAVEIPNGVDVASFASAPRLDGYPRAGKTVLFLGRYDEPRKGMAVLLDALPRLVERFADVQLLVVGRGDEDQLRTQAGELVKHIRFLGQVDDAGKASAMRSADVYCAPNLGGESFGIVLVEAMAAGTPVVASDLDAFRRVLRDGEVGALVPVGDGDALADALIAVLEDDVLRDGYVAAGQAAVQRYDWSVVASQIMRVYETVAATGAKVEVAS, encoded by the coding sequence ATGCGGATCGGGATGGTCTGCCCCTACTCGTTCGACGTTCCGGGCGGGGTGCAGTCGCACGTCCTGCAGCTGGCCGAGGTGATGCGGCGCCGCGGGCACGACGTCAGCGTGCTGGCGCCGGCCTCGCCGCACGCCGTGCTGCCCGGCTACGTCGTCTCGGCGGGCAAGGCCGTCCCGATTCCCTACAACGGCTCGGTGGCCCGGCTGCGGTTCGGCCCGGCCACCCACCGCAAGGTGAAAAAGTGGCTCGTGGACGGCGATTTCGACGTGCTGCACCTGCACGAGCCCAACGCGCCGAGCCTGTCGATGCTGGCGCTGAACATCGCCGAGGGGCCGATCGTGGCGACGTTTCACACCTCGACCACCAAATCGCTGACCCTGACCGTGTTCCAGGGCATCCTGCGCCCGATGCACGAGAAGATCGTCGGCCGGATCGCGGTCTCCGACCTGGCCCGGCGCTGGCAGATGGAGGCGCTGGGCACCGACGCGGTGGAGATCCCCAACGGCGTCGACGTCGCCTCGTTCGCCTCGGCGCCGCGGCTGGACGGTTACCCGCGGGCCGGCAAGACGGTGCTGTTTTTGGGGCGCTACGACGAGCCGCGCAAGGGCATGGCGGTGCTGCTCGACGCGCTGCCGCGGCTGGTCGAGCGGTTCGCCGACGTGCAGCTGCTGGTGGTCGGTCGCGGCGACGAGGACCAATTGCGCACGCAGGCAGGCGAATTGGTGAAGCACATCCGCTTCCTCGGCCAGGTCGACGACGCCGGCAAGGCGTCGGCCATGCGCAGCGCCGACGTGTACTGCGCACCCAACCTGGGCGGGGAGAGCTTCGGCATCGTGCTGGTCGAGGCGATGGCCGCCGGCACCCCGGTGGTGGCCAGCGACCTGGACGCCTTCCGGCGGGTGCTGCGCGACGGCGAGGTGGGCGCTCTGGTGCCCGTCGGCGACGGCGACGCGCTCGCCGATGCGCTGATCGCGGTGCTGGAGGATGATGTGCTGCGGGACGGCTACGTGGCCGCCGGGCAGGCGGCCGTCCAGCGCTACGACTGGTCGGTGGTGGCCAGCCAGATCATGCGGGTGTACGAGACGGTCGCCGCGACGGGCGCCAAGGTTGAGGTGGCCAGTTGA
- a CDS encoding NUDIX hydrolase, translating to MTWLMVGIAILVAVLAVVGVWAYRTANRLDRLHVRYDLSWQALDGALARRAVVARAVAIDAYGGASEGRRLAALADAAEAAPRAAREARENELSAALAAVDPASLPAGLIAELADAEARVLLARRFHNDAVRDTLALAERRLVRLLHLGGTAALPSYFEIVERPHALAHGDHGVLNHRTSARVVLLDDRGAVLLLRGSDPALAGQPAPKWWFTVGGEVQPGERLAEAAARELAEETGLRVAPSELVGPVWRRDEVFEFNGSLIDSEEFYFVYRTQRFEPSRTGRTELERSYIHGHRWCDAADIAQLVAAGETVYPLQLSGLLTDAAALASGRTPGPLLSIR from the coding sequence ATGACATGGCTGATGGTCGGCATCGCGATCCTGGTCGCGGTGCTGGCGGTGGTCGGCGTCTGGGCGTATCGGACCGCCAACCGACTGGACCGGCTGCACGTGCGCTACGACCTGTCCTGGCAGGCGCTGGATGGCGCGCTGGCCCGGCGCGCGGTGGTGGCGCGCGCGGTGGCCATCGACGCCTACGGCGGTGCCTCCGAGGGGCGCCGGCTGGCGGCGCTGGCCGACGCCGCCGAGGCCGCGCCCCGGGCCGCCCGCGAGGCGCGCGAGAACGAGCTGTCGGCCGCGCTGGCCGCCGTCGACCCGGCGTCGCTGCCGGCCGGGCTGATCGCCGAGCTGGCCGACGCCGAGGCCCGGGTGCTGCTGGCCCGCCGCTTCCACAACGACGCGGTCCGCGACACCCTGGCCCTGGCCGAGCGGCGCCTGGTGCGGCTGCTGCATCTCGGTGGAACCGCCGCGCTGCCCAGCTATTTCGAGATCGTGGAGCGGCCGCACGCGCTGGCGCACGGCGATCACGGCGTGCTCAACCACCGCACCTCGGCCCGGGTGGTGCTGCTCGACGACCGCGGCGCCGTGCTGCTGCTGCGCGGGTCGGACCCGGCGCTGGCCGGCCAGCCGGCACCGAAGTGGTGGTTCACCGTGGGCGGCGAGGTGCAGCCGGGCGAACGGCTGGCCGAGGCCGCCGCGCGGGAGCTGGCCGAGGAGACCGGCCTGCGGGTCGCGCCGTCCGAGCTGGTCGGACCGGTGTGGCGGCGCGACGAGGTGTTCGAGTTCAACGGCTCGCTGATCGACAGCGAGGAGTTCTACTTCGTCTACCGCACGCAGCGCTTCGAGCCGTCCCGGACGGGCCGAACCGAACTGGAACGCAGCTACATCCACGGCCACCGCTGGTGTGACGCTGCCGACATCGCCCAGCTCGTCGCCGCGGGGGAGACGGTGTACCCGCTGCAGCTGTCCGGGCTGCTCACCGACGCGGCCGCGCTGGCCAGCGGCCGCACCCCCGGCCCGCTGCTGTCGATCCGCTGA